The Macaca nemestrina isolate mMacNem1 chromosome 15, mMacNem.hap1, whole genome shotgun sequence genome segment GAATctgttctggtgttctattgcacagcagggtgactaggTGACTAGGGTCAACAGAATctagaaaattttttcaaaatcagcTGGAAATTACGGTTCTGAATATTCTCTCCACAGAGAAATAATAATGATGGAAGGTCACAGAGATGCCAGATATGATGATTTGATCATGATACTACACATACATATGTCAAAATGTCCCTTGCACCCTTgggttgtgtgtgggggggtgaatatatatacccacacacacacacacacacactgcagaaACAACACTGCCATCAAATGTTGTTAGTAttcattctaactggagtgagatgaaaTCTGAGTGTGATTTTCACTTACACTTTTGTGTGCATCAGCGATGGTGAGAATCTTCTCTTTGACCTGTGCATCAACCTCATGTCTTCAGGTCCTCTGCCCAGTCCTacacaacaaattaaaaacaaattcaaaataacatAGCAAGTACcacttatcacacacacacaaaaataaaaaacacactcAAGATTCCATCTCACTCTACATGCAACAGATGCTACCAGAAAAAAGTTGAAACATATGAAAACACAATCCAATCAAGGTGTGGATTTCCGGAGGAGGCACTTGTCTCCACATCTGGTGGGAAATGGTAAACTAGTATGCACACTAAAGAAACCACTTGGATGTTCCTTGAAATCCTAAAACTACAACTACCATTTTCtccagcaattctattcctaggtatatacacaGAGGACATGATCAGGACATGGAAGAGATTATCTGTCATCCCAGGTGGCATTCAGCCCTATGCTCAAAAGCCAAGAGAAGAAATCAGCCTATCTGTTCATCCACAGATGAAGGGATGAAGAATCTCTGGTACACAGACAGTATGGAATACTTTTATGCCATCAAAATTCATGGAATCCTATCATTTCCAGCAACATGGCTGCACCTGCAGATATTCTGTTCAATCACATCAGAAAGGCAGACAAAGACCAagcctgcatgttctcactcatgtgggagctGAAAACTTTAACTCACTGAAGGTGAAAATACAGTAGTAGTCATCACAGACTAGGTGGAGGACAGGACCTCAAGGACTGGCAATAGGTACGCAGAGAGTTACAGGAGAGGAATACATTCTGGTATTCCACTCCAAAGCAGGGCGATGATACTTAACAATATGGTTATGCCGTTTTCAAAGTAGCTACCAAGGAGGATACTGAATGTTCACACATTGAAGATATCAAACTTACACGTGGTCACAAGCATGGGAAACTCCCTGATTTTATCCATACTCAAGGTATACAAACAAGTATCACAATGTCCCAATGCACCCCTAATTCTGGACATGAAGTGTAAAACAAACGTTTTATGAAATGTTAACAATACACGGCTAAATGTTCACATGGATCCACTGAAGATCCAAGGAACCTGAATATGCAAAGCAATTCTAGGGAATACAAACTCAATTGGAGGCCACACACTCCCCAATTTCAAATTACATGTAACACCTCCACTCATCCAAAGACTACAGTAGTGGCATAAAAATGAATCCATCAACCTAGGGACTTAAGAGAATCTAAATACACACCTGCAGTCAACACATTCTTTTTCAAAGAATGCCTAGAAGATGCAATGAGGCCatgtgctgtggctcacaccagtaCTTCCAGCAGTTTCAGAGACCGAGTTGGGTGGacctcttgaggtcaggagtttcagaccagcttggccaaaatggtgaaatcctatctctagtaaaaatacaaaagatattagtcaggtgtggtggtgcacagcaggaatcccagccacttgggaagatgaggcaggagaatcactcgaagcaaggaggcggaggtggcagagagctgagatctcaccactgcactccagtctgggtgacagcatgagtgGGACTGTGTCCCCAAGGGGAAAAAGGATGAGATGAGGAGTCAGCAGTCTGTTCAATTGAGCAGTCTGAAAAGATTGGAtagccacatacaaaagaatgaaataagacATTGATGTTATAcaatacacaaacacaaactcGAAATACATTAAACCCTAAACACAAGACCTAAAAGCATAAAACTGCTACAGGAAAACACAGAGTGAGCTTAAGTTGAGGAAAACCTGAATCTAAGCTCACAGGATATAAAAGCAAACaacagacaaaagagaaaaatagaaaaaaaaccacTTCCAACAACAGAAGTCAAAAACTCTAGTTTTTGTTATTGACTTTACCTTACAAAAACAATCACTGCTactcaggcacggtggctcacacctgtaaacccaggactttgggaggctgaggtgggtggatcacctgaggtcaggagtttgagaccagccaggccaacatggtgaaaccccttatctacatacaaaaattaggtgggcgtggtgacagttgtctgtaatcccagctactcaggaggctgaggcaggagaatcacttgaacccaggaggcagaggttgcagtgagccaagattgcaccactgcactccagtctgggcaacaaagtgagatactgtctcaaaaaaaaaaaaaaaaaagaagacgttCAAGTGATCaaccaacatgaaaaaatgcacaaCCTCAGTGCAATGCAACTCCCAaacacaataagatatcatctcatgtTGGTCACAATGGGTAATTTTCCAAAGTCAAAACAACATGCTGGTGAGGCAGCAAAGGAAAGGGAACGCTGCTACACTCTTGGTCAATGTGAAAACTAGTTCACACTGTGCAAACCAGTTGAGagattctcaaaaaacttaaaacacaaCTACCAtcagacccagcaattccacgaCACTTAGTATCTACCCAAAAGACAATAAATccttctatcaaaaagacacatgctgTCCCGCATTCATGGCCATGCCATTCACAAGAACAAAGATGTGGAAGCATCCTAGCTGACCAGCAACAGTGgatttgagtttttgttttttttttttttttaatgtggtgcatacacatcacaaaatactacacagccataagaaGAACACACAATCATGTCCTAAGCAGCATGGATAGACCTGGGGCTTATTATGTTTAGCAAACCAAGGCAAGAACAGCAATCCAAatactcaaaaaaagaaaaaaaaagaaacaaacaaacaaaaagtctagAACTTGAGTGATGAATGTCAacttacagaacaaaaccaaagcCAAATTTTTGAAGACAGGAAATAGTGTGATACTATCTTTTGTGGGAACTCTTGGCTTCCCCCAAAATTAGAGAACTGGGGAGAAAGAAGCCGCAGCTCAGAATCTGTGACTGGGTTGGAAGTGGAGGCTGGAAATGTGCTCAAGGTCAaaccttcctcctcccttcaaaGGAGCCTGGAGTTTTACCAATGAGCCTAGAGTGAATATTCACCCCACCATCCACCCCGGGAGATCCCTTTAAACCAGGAGCGCACAGTGAGGACAGAAACATGAACGTGCACTAACAAGTCCTGAAAGTTCAGAGGGTGATTCTTGATTTCCCCGTGGCACACAGCAGAAGAACTGTGTCTCTAGGTTCTAGGAAATGCCTGTGAGAGAGCTGTGTCCCCCAGATTCCCTTCATCACAGATGACACCCAGTGCTTAAGCCTACACCCCTTGTGACCAATCCCAAGGAGTAATGACTAATCTAAACCAAAGGCTCTGATGTTCCACAGGAAGAAAAGAGCAGGTGGACTGCAAAGAGAATCTCTCATGAACGCAACACCCTCATAGCCCATACAGACAGTTCTTACCATGATGCCAAGAAACTGAAAACAACAAGCCAGACCTCACACACATTTACATTTTCCTTCTGATTTCATACCCCCTCCTTCAGCCCCTCCTCACGATCAGCAGGGATAACCTGGAGGCTCCTGGGAACCTTTTCCCATTGGGATTTTACTGGCACGTAGTTACCTACCTGGATGAGTCTCCTCGTCACTAATGCTCTCCAGCGTCAAgtctttagaaagaaaaacaccagGATAAGTCATTAGAGAGTGTGACTCCCCAACTCCTCCTACGTTAGCTGAAGCTGAATGATGGGCTTTTCTCCCACCCCAGGCTGCTTCCTACTTGATCCCCTAATCTTTCTTCTGGATTGACAAACCATCCTACAGCTTCTTGGGCCAGAGGTCTATACTGGCAAAATCACTTTCACGAGAATCCCAAGTCTCTTTCCCAGCAGGAATCAAGAATCAGGTTTCTATACAATGAAGCCAGCAAGTTATTCCCTCGAGAAGTGAGTTATTTCATGGTACATACCGTTTCCTTTCCAAGCTCTTATCTgcaattatataaaagaaaacattatgagAATCAGATTCTGCTGTGCACTTCACACAGCTCTGTTATTCTCTTGACAATGATAAAAAACCAGAAGGCAGTACAGTGATTGAGCCATAGGTCAAAATCCCCAAAGACTAGCACAGAGGATAGCTATAGAAAAACAAGACCTCTATTCACAGAATttacctttaaatttaatttgatatGCAAACGCACAATGCTTCATCCAAGGAGGAAAACTGGTATTGTGGAAAATGCCTCAGTATTCCAGTTGATATTGGATACTGTCATTCAAAAGCAGCATAGCATGTATCAGTTGGGAAGACACGCTCACTGAATTCCAGCCCCACAAAGACAATAGTGTACAGTGTACATAATGTACATTGCCAGGTTTTCAAATCAAAATTAATTGAGATGTAAAGAATCAGGAAAGCAACATTGATGTAGAAGACAAACAGGGGGATCTTACCtggacatcatcatcatcatcatcatcatcatcacaatcaacatcaccatcatcatcatcatcatcttcatctttgCATTGTGGTGAGCATCTTAAAAACAGGCCATCCTCAGGACGAGCTGGAAGGACACAGAGGAAAGATCAGTGCACCGGTGGTTGGTGACTATGAGTCACTCAGGGAGCTTTGCTGGATGTGGTGTATGGAGGTGGTTGATATACAAGAATGGACTGATGGATACTGGGCTATTCCCCTGAGTGGAAGATGGATGGCAGAGGAGGGGAGCTGGAAAGGCATGAGATATGGAGACCTTGGCTTCGTACTAGAGGCATCGGGCAGCAACACAAaacaatcaactcaaaatggaacTGAAATGCACACTGAGGGTGAATGGAAGAGTGCCTTCCTGCCTCTCAAATGTTTTGAAACTCTTCTAAACAAACAGCCGTTTCTTAGTGTATTCAAGACCGTGTCAGTACACTAGAATCTAATCATGCTGATACTACATTTAGCATCTGTTTTAAAGGATTTATTACTTGATTAAAAGCCTATTTTTGGGGTGAAATAGACTCAATTTTTCCCAAATTACTCTATTCTATTAATCACACATTCTTTTTCATAGagatcatttaaaatttcaatattaaAACGCTACAATTAAAAATAGTCATGATTTCCTCTTTGTAAGTCTTCTTCTGGAACGACTTCTACACACCCTTTTGGGGCCCTGTCATCAGGGGCTTCAGCACCTCCTGAGTGACTCTCACTGGGGAGATTCCCTAAAAATCAAGCTTCATTCAAACAGGCCAAGCTCACACAGCCTGCTCTACCTACACCAGTGAAGCTGAGAGACGTGACTTTGACCACTTTCTGCCATGAAGATAAGTTTAAAAGTTCAAATACACATTATCTACTGAAATGAGGAAATGTATACcaatagaaatgaacaaattcatgAAAAAATGTACATGAGTATGGGGGTGATTTTTGGTTAACTAGTtgactgaaaaattatttttttggccGAGTactctggctcacacctgtaatcccagcactttgggaggttgaggcaggtggatgacctgaggtcaggaggtcatgaccagcctggccaaaatggtgaaaccccatttctactaaaaatacaaaaagttagccaggcatggtggtgagcgtctgaaatctcagctactcaggagtctcaggcaggagaattgcttgaacctgggaggcagacattacagtgagccgagatcatgccattgcactccagcctgggcaagaaaagtgaacctccatctctctctctctctctctcctcctgtctctctctctctctttctatctctctctctctctctctctctatatatatatatatatgatgccTATTCATTCAGACATACAAAATATTGGTATAGGAAATCAAAAATTTTTATCAGTCATGTTAAATCTAACTTATCAGCTGTCAACATGAAGATCCTAGGAAATAAGGAAGGTACAAATAAGTGGAAAGGCATCCTgtattcatggataggaagactaaACCTGACTAACAATAATACAGACATGATCTACAGACTCACAACAATTACTATCAAACTGCTAACAGCCATCTGTGCATAAATGGAAAAGATAATCCTACAATTTTAACGAATTTTATGTGCCTTATGTAACCATGATGACGTTAAAAAAATAGTGTTAGAGGATGCAGGTTCATGAGattgaaatacacacacaaaaaaaaaaaaaaaatacagaaatacagaaagtATGCTTCTAGCGTAGGGGCACTCATAAGTTTCACAGATATAGAGAGCCCTGAATTAAATGCACACATATACAGTaaattgatcttcaacaaaggtgTCAAAAATACACAATGGGGGGAAAGGAAagcctcttcaacaaatgatggtAAAACTGCACATTCTCattcaaatgaagaaatagaatgCTGACAGTGTGCTCAAGGTTGTGcttcttcctccatttccaagGCACTGGAGCTTTTGCACTGAGCCCAGATTGAATTTTCATTCTGTCCTCCACGCCGAGGAAGAGCTCTTGATACCAGAGGTAAGCagggaaaaacagacaaatgagtgTGCTGCCAGGAAACCTAACAGTTCATAAGGTGAGGATCAATCTCTCCTATGCCTCTGGGCACACCACAGAAGAATTTTGTCTCCAGCATTAAGTAACTGCCTCTGATAGAACTCTGTCCTAAACTAAAGGCTTTGAGATTTtgcagtggcagaggcaggaaagagcaggTGTTCTAGAAAGATcatctttaaataataaataagaagagGTGATCAAAAACACAGGATACTCAAAATCTCATCAACTCAAAAGAACAAACTTCACctacatttactttttctttttctctttctacaccctccctcagcctcccaagcagcaggtATAACATGAAGGCTCCTGGAAATGTTCTGCTATTAGACTGCACGTGAAATCTTCTTACCTACCTAGAAAGGTATCCTCTTCCCTGCTGAGATTCTCCAGAATCCAATCTTTAGAACGACCAACATCAGGATAACTCAGGGAGAGGTGCACTCACTTCTCCTCCTCCAGGTGAAGACACACCGGCTCACAAAAAATCTCCTGGTTGGTCCTCTGGGTTCACACACATTTCTACAGCCCCTCTGGTCATACCTATACACTTGCAAAATCATTTGCTCTCACCAGATCCCCAATACTTTTTAACAGGAACCCAGATTAAGGTTTCTATATATTAAAGCCAGCAagtttgtttctcagaaagtgagtTAGTTCAAGGTACGTACCCAGGACAAGTGATGGTAAAATCTGCAACGAGACAAAAGAAGATGTCATGAGGATCAGATCAATTCTGCTGCACCCCTTACACAGATCTGTGAGTCTCTTGATGACTTCAGAAAACTACCTGTGAAACAGTGGTGAGTCAAAGTCAAAGGCCAAACATTCTAGAATAGAGGACACTCATGGAAAAGACAAGAGCTTTTCCCACAAAATTTATCCTTGACGTTGGTTTAGGTTGGTAAATGCACAATGCCTAATCCAAGGAGAAAAACTGGTGTGGAGGAAAATGTCTCTGCATTACAGTTGGTGATGGACGCTGTCCTTCAAAAACATCCTAGTGTGTCATGTATTAGATGAAAGGAAActaccactgaactccatcctCACAAAGAGAATAGTGTGTGTCGTACATAATGTGCCTTGTCATATTATTATATCAAAATTaattgagaaggaaagaaatcagatgaaggaaataatgtatacagTGGTCCATTTTTAACACAAAGTGCCTTGAACCGGTTTAGGTCAGCAAAGGACAGAGGAAATAGGATATGCCAGGCTCCTGATTGGATGGGCAATACCTGCTCATTGGACCCTCTCCTCCCCATTTAGTTGCCCTCACTTCAACCAAAGAAGATTAGTCTAAGATGAAATTTTACTAGCCTGGAAAATAGCTCGTTTTGTCTGTTCTTCTCAGCCTGGCCAGCTACTTAGGTCATAAGTCAAATACTTGAAGTGCCCCTGAGCTGACTAGGATAGCAATGCATTGTGGGCTGCAACAAAATGCAGTAAGACAACTCTAGAAAAATACCTAAAGTCTCTCCACAAAAATCAATAGGCAACACCTGGGAAGATTGTGACCCCACAGTTCTCAGCCTATGAGGAACCAGGGGAGGGACCTGCACACTAGGGGATAAATTGCTTGTGGAAAGTGTGCTGGGTGTGTCTGCCCATCAGACACCAGATCTTGCAACACTGtcattaaaagtctcactttctgccaggtggagtggctcacacctgtaatcccaacactttgggaagctgaggtgggcagattacctgaggtctggagttcgagaccagtctcgtcaacatgctgaaacaccatctccactaacactacaaaaattagctgggcatggggacacatgcgtgtaatcccagctactcgggaggttgtggcaggagaattcattgagcccaggagatggagctgagatggcaccactgcactccggcctggccaactgagcgagactctgtctcaaaaagaaaaaaacaaaaaaaaaaaaaaggaaagaaaatctcactcttgctgtttttcagctccctgagtccattctttgggtttggactgGTGAGTTTGTTTCTCACATCAGAAAACCAACATTTCCTTACAA includes the following:
- the LOC139358644 gene encoding probable serine/threonine-protein kinase fhkB; translation: MDNLSLVCLPPSEDDDWGHDDDGDDDVQILPSLVLARPEDGLFLRCSPQCKDEDDDDDDGDVDCDDDDDDDDDVQIRAWKGNDLTLESISDEETHPGLGRGPEDMRLMHRSKRRFSPSLMHTKVHRLHHVSQGGLKLQDLKSSACFDLPVCLDSRNEPLCPAQRFTFQSLIPFELLSVHGET